The following are encoded in a window of Diorhabda sublineata isolate icDioSubl1.1 chromosome 5, icDioSubl1.1, whole genome shotgun sequence genomic DNA:
- the LOC130444149 gene encoding probable galactose-1-phosphate uridylyltransferase — MEFNRDEHQHLRYNPLKAEWILVSPHRGMRPWSGQTETPEVEVVPQFDPTNPLCPGVKRSSGLVTPNYTSTYVFTNDFPALLEDGPEPEPSDDPLFQIQAAKGTCRVICYHPHSNVYLTNLEVKDVISVINEWINQLNELGQKYTWVQIFENRGAMMGCSNPHPHCQIWASNFLPNEPRVKDTNLREYFNKYKRPMLMDYLQREIEKKERVVYENDEWVVLVPYWAIWPFETMVLPRRNVIRFSDIDDKQKTALAVTLQSIVAKYDNLFKCNFPYSMGWHGAPTGKERNICYPHWTFHGIYFPPLLRSATVKKFMVGYELLAQAQRDLTPEKAAALLREQSTTRFL; from the exons atggAGTTTAACAGAGATG AGCACCAACATCTAAGATACAATCCCTTGAAAGCAGAATGGATTCTGGTCTCTCCCCACCGAGGTATGCGCCCTTGGAGTGGACAAACGGAAACTCCAGAAGTTGAAGTAGTGCCTCAGTTCGATCCTACGAATCCCCTTTGCCCGGGCGTAAAAAGATCCTCTGGGCTAGTAACCCCCAACTACACTTCTACATATGTATTTACAAACGATTTCCCTGCTTTACTTGAAGATGGTCCAGAGCCTGAACCTAGCGACGatccattatttcaaatacagGCTGCTAAAGGTACATGCAGAGTAATATGTTATCATCCACATTCGAATGTTTATTTGACGAATTTGGAAGTCAAAGATGTTATTTCCGTGATTAACGAGTGGATAAATCAACTTAATGAATTAGGACAAAAGTATACTTGGGTCCAAATTTTCGAAAACAGAGGAGCTATGATGGGATGTTCTAATCCCCATCCCCATTGTCAGATTTGGGCTTCTAATTTTTTACCAAATGAACCAAGAGTTAAAGATACGAATTTAagagaatattttaataaatacaaacgACCTATGCTGATGGATTATTTAcaaagagaaattgaaaaaaaagaaaggGTAGTTTACGAAAACGATGAATGGGTAGTACTAGTACCGTATTGGGCGATTTGGCCATTTGAAACTATGGTTTTGCCAAGAAGAAACGTGATTAGGTTCTCTGATATTGACGATAAACAAAAAACAGCGCTTGCCGTAACTCTACAATCTATAGTAGCCAAATATGATAATCTATTTAAATGCAATTTTCCATATTCTATGGGTTGGCATGGAGCCCCAACTGgtaaagaaagaaatatatgCTATCCACATTGGACGTTTCATGGAATATACTTTCCACCATTATTACGATCGGCTACTGTTAAAAAGTTTATGGTTGGATACGAACTTTTAGCACAAGCACAAAGGGATTTAACGCCCGAAAAAGCAGCTGCCTTATTAAGAGAACAATCCACGACGCGATTTTTGTAA